GCCCCGTGGCTCAAAACGCTGTTTACCTTCCTGAAGAATTTCTCGCCCAGATGCGCCTGGCAATGCCTCAGCATCTCGATTTTGATGAGTTTATTGCCGCCTGCCAGCGCCCGCTGCGCCGCAGTATTCGCGTCAATACGCTGAAAATTTCCGTCGATGCATTTCTCGAGCTGGTCGCGCCCTATGGCTGGCAGTTAACGCCGGTGCCGTGGTGCGCGGAGGGTTTCTGGATCGAGCGCGACGAGGAGGAGAGCCTGCCTTTAGGCAGCACGGCGGAGCATCTGAGCGGCCTGTTTTACATCCAGGAAGCAAGCTCAATGCTGCCGGTTGCCGCGCTGTTTGCCGGGGAAACGATGCCGCTGCGTGTGATGGATGTTGCTGCCGCACCAGGTTCGAAAACCACGCAGATTGCCGCCCGCATGGGGAATCAGGGCGCCATCCTTGCGAATGAGTTCTCTGCCAGCCGGGTAAAAGTGCTGCATGCCAATATCAGCCGTTGTGGCATCCAGAATGTGGCGTTAACCCATTTCGACGGCCGCGTGTTTGGCGCTGCGTTACCCGAGATGTTTGATGCCATTCTGCTGGATGCCCCCTGCTCCGGCGAAGGGGTGGTGCGTAAAGATGCCGATGCGCTGAAAAACTGGTCCCACGCCAGCAATCTGGAGATTGCCGCCACCCAGCGCGAGCTTATCGACAGCGCCTTTCATGCCCTGCGCCCTGGCGGCGTGCTGGTCTACTCCACCTGCACGCTGAACCGCGACGAAAACGAAACCGTCTGTCACTGGTTAGCGCAGCAGTACCCTGATGCCGTTGAGTTCGAACCGCTCGGTAAGCTGTTCGAGGGCGCAGAGCAGGCGCTGACAGCAGAGGGCTTTCTGCATGTCTTTCCGCAAATTTTTGACTGCGAAGGGTTCTTCGTCGCCCGCCTGCGTAAAACCGCAGCGGTAGAGCGCTTGCCGGCCCCGACCTACAAAGTTGGTCAATTTCCGTTTGCGCCGCTGAAGACGCGCGAAAGCGCTGCCGTCACCGCCGCAGCGGCTGAGGTCGGCTTACGCTGGGGTGATTCTCTGCGTCTGTGGCAGCGTGATAAAGAGATCTGGTTATTCCCTGCCGCCATTGAAGATCTGATCGGAAAAGTCCGCTTTTCCCGCCTCGGCATGCGCCTCGCGGAGACCCATAACAAGGGCTATCGCTGGCAGCATGAGGCGGTGATTGCCCTGGCAGGTGATAACAATCCGCTGGCCTTTGAGCTGACGACAGAGGAAGCGGAAGCGTGGTATCGCGGCCGCGATATTTACCCGCAGGCCTTGCCAGCCGGGGATGAAGCGATTGTGACCTTCCAGGGACAGGCGCTGGGGCTTGCGAAAAAAGTGGGTTCACGGCTGAAAAACAGCTACCCGCGCGAGCTGGTGCGAGACGGTCAGCTTTTCGCCGGCAAGGCGTGACGCAGCGCATAAAAAACGCATTTTTTGACTGGCGACTTTCCGGCTGTTGTACCAGGCTGAAATGTGGGCGGCTTTACTGGTCGTACCACATTTTAACGATCGACGGAGAGCATTATGACGAAAACCAGCGTGCGCATTGGCGCATTCGAAATCGATGATGCCGAGTTGCAGGGAGAGAGTCAGGGTGAGCGCAAACTGCATATTCCATGCAGTTCAGACCCCGATTTATGTATGCAGCTTGATGCCTGGGACGCGGAAACCAGCATTCCTGCGATCCTTAACGGCGAGCATTCTGTCCTTTATCGCGAACATTATGACGAGCAGTCTGATACCTGGATCATGCGTCTTGCCTGATCCTTTGAGAACCCGTCCGTGAGACGGGTTATTTACCTGCCTGATTTCCCCTGCCCCCATTCATCCCCTACACTTATCGTTACGTTGTACAGAACCGAGGATGGAATGTTCGCGCTGGTCTTATTTGTTTGCTACCTGGACGGTGGATGTGACGACATCGTGGTTGATGTCTTTAATAGTGAGCAACAGTGCCTGGCTGCGATGGACGATCAGCGTATGCGTCACGGCGGTTGTTTTCCCGTAGAAGATTTTATTGATGGCTTCTGGCACCCGGCGCGCGACTATAGTGATTTTTAACTACTGCAGTTGAACCAGCGTTAACTCACCGCCGAATACCGCGCCGGTGTCGATATAGTGCTGGTTATGGGCATCGAAGCGCGCTTTCAGCGGCGTATGCCCGAACCAGAAGTCATCCGCCCCCATAATGCGCTCCCCTTTCCCGCACAGAAGCTGGTTGAGCCGCTCCCGCCGCCACAGCACCGACTCGCTATCAACCTCTTTTTGCCAGCTATACTCACTCGCCGGGTAATCAGCGTGGGCAATAACATTCAGCCCGTCGGATGTCTGAAGCTCAAGGATATAGGGCAACTGCGCACATTTGTGCAGAGCATCAAGCGCCCGCTGTTGCTCCTCTTCGCTAAGCTTTGCAAACCAGCCGCCGCCGTTCATCTGCCACAGCGCGCGGTTGTTTTCCCGCAGGGCGTCAATGGCCATCTGTTCATGGTTCCCACGCACGGTGATAAACCAGCGCTGATTAAGCAGTGCCAGGCACTGCAAACTCTGTGGGCCGCGATCAATCAGGTCGCCGACGCAGATCAGCAGATCCTCATAAGGATCGAAGTGACGCTCCCGCAACGCCTGCATTAAGCGTTGATAGCAGCCGTGTAGATCGCCCACCAGCCAGATATGTCGCCACTCTTCGCCGTCGATACGTTGATACATAATCTCCCCCTCTTTTCAGTATAGAAAACAGGCGATCAACGTCCTCTGAGCGGTTAAGTTTTTGAGATAGACGTTGCGAAAAAGGCATGAACTTGTCACTCATTTGCCGGAGAAACAGGAGCTGCACTCTGCGATTCATTGATGGCAAAAATAGCTAGACGCCCACATGGCGGGTTATGTTATGGTTTGCAGCGAATATGATGTTTTCGGGAAATTCTCGCTAAAAACGCCATATTCCAGAGAGATAAAAAAAGACCGAATACGATTCCTGTTCATGGTCTAAGGGTTATTTTACTTTACATATCATAACCTTACCCGCATTTTAAGCTCATTTTTAACTTCCCAACACTTACCATTAGATACTTTTGTGATCAAATACTTGTTACTTTATTCGTGGGCTCGACGTGGAATTTTAGTGGTGGAACTCCTTCAGTAAATTACCCTCCATCCAGGCGGGCATAATCACTATCAATTAGCTTTGACGATCGGTAGATGTGAATACCGCATGGCGTCGCGCGGCGAAAACATTTTGCGCTTCATCTGCCAGGCCTGCAGGATCGCCTGCCCGATAAAGTACAGTTAGAGTAGTTTTTCATAACATTTACTGAAATTATTGTTATTTAATTCCAATAGTTACCGATACTATTGAAGCCATATTATGAATACTGCAATGTAAAAAGATGCCTTAGAACGTCCGCCAGGAGCGAGAAGCGGACATTTGATACGTGACTAAATGATATTTTTGTCATCTCAAACAAGAAAACCTAATCAGGCTGCTGTCACACAGGCCAAAAGGGGGCCAGAGTTATCGATTCAGGTTTGCAAATGTTGCTAAACCCTAATGATCTTATCGAAAGTCTTTTTTCCTCTATCAAAGCAATGTGTTTGCTATGGCCGTCAGTGTCGAGTTAATAAGAAGGGTTCAGTTCATTTTCGGGAAGAATTGTTATTAAGCCAGGCTTCCAGCGCAGCCGGTGGCAGTGGGCGGGAGAAATAGAATCCCTGAGCCTCGTCGCATCCGTATTTAATTAGCAGCTCCATTGTGGCTGCATCTTCGACACCTTCGGCAACCACCACATAATCCAGATCTTTCAGCATACGAATAATACTACTGGCTATGGTGCGGCTGCCTGAATCCTTAGTTATACCGCCGATCAGTGATTTATCAAGTTTGATTATATCGGCAGGCATACGGCGCAGATAACTAATATTGCTGTAACCTGCGCCAAAATCATCCAGCAGGATCCTGAATCCCAGTTCACGTAACTCGGCCATATTGGTCAGAGCCTCGGTATTCTCGGTGACGATTTCGTTTTCCAGACATTCCAGTCCGAGCAGATGTGCGGGCAGGCCCGCACACTGCATTTTTTTTGACAGAGTTGCGGCAAAACCTATGCGTGAAAGGTCGCTTACACTAACGTTAACCGATACGGGCAGAAATGAGAAATTATCAGACCAGACTGTCAACTGGCGGACGGCTTCGTCCACCACCCAGTCTGTCAGACGGTTCATCAGGCCCGAGAAATGTGCAACGGGCAGGAAATCCGCCGGAGAAAGTTCGCCTCTTTCAGGATGACGCCAGCGGATCAGCGCCTCCAGACTGACTGTCTGACCAGCGATCAGTGATACTTTGGGCTGATACACCAGATACAATCCGCCGTTGTTGCTGCGCAGTGCGGCATCCAGATCATTCATGAGGATGAAGTCACTGTTAAGTCGGGCGTCGCTGAGTTCATCAAACTCCTGCGCATCCACGTTCTTGTTGATGGCATCATGCAGTGCACTGACTGCACGCCTCAGGCTCTCCTGAGGTGACAATGATGCCGGCGCAAAACAGACTTCACCTGTATGTATGGTCAGGTTCATGGCCATCCCGTTTCTGGGATGGACGTTGAAGTCGCGCATCATGCTCGCGACATATTTTGCAGAAAAGCGGTCACTGGCCGGTGCCAGAATAGCGTAGCGTCCCACGGCCACAGTATAGATTATATCAGCAGGGTGCAGCGACAGTCTCTCCCGGATCAATAAGCCCGTATCACGCAGCATCGCCTCCACCGGCGCCATGCCCAGAGCACGCGCCAGCTCATAGGCTCGGGGTATATCAATACAGTCAACTAAAGTCAGTCTAAACAGACTATGAGTATCCTGACGGAGTGTATCCAGGCGGCGTATCAGCTGCTGACGGTTTGGAAGGCCTGTCGCGGCATCTGTAAAACCCGCCGAATGCCAGACCTCCAGAAATGCCATCACCAGCCGGGCAAGCATTTTCAGCCTGGTGATTTTTCTGCGGGAAAATGGATGAGGTACCGTGTCTGTCACGCACAACGTGCCGAGAATGATTCCCTCCCGGTTAACCAGGGGCGCACCGGCATAAAAACGGATCCCCGGAGGTGCCACCACCAGAGGGTGTTTTGCAAAACGGGGATCCTGTAGCGTATCGTGCACGACCATCACTTTTCCACTGTCGACCACATAACTGCAGAAAGCATCTTCGCGGGTGGTCTGGCAAAGATGAAAGTTGTGAGCTGCCCGGATAACCTGATGGCTTTCATCAACAACGGAAATAAAGCTACCGGCGATGCCCAGTGAATCGCTGGTAAGACGGACAAATTCCTTGAGCACCGAATCCCTGTTTTCATCGGGTGTTTTGAGTGCGTTCATGGCTTTCTGCCGTTTTTCTTCATTGTCCCTGAGATTTATAAGCATAAAACCACTCCGGTGAAGCAGGTGACGGGGCGATGTCGGGTGAAAAATAATACGTTTTAACCAGACCTTAATATAAAGGCTCAGCTTATGCCTAATTCGGAAACAAACAGAGTGCATGTGCACAGCGCTGTTATGGTCTGCGCCGGTCATGGCTTTGCTGCGCTTACCGATTTTCATACACGTCCAGCCTGAAAGCAGGCTTTCAATGAAGGGGCGACATCCCGAACTGCACTCTCAATACCTTCTGAAATCTCCTGAATGCTCAAGATTAGCTTATCTGCATCATGCATGAGAGCATAACTTATAGGGGGAGTCGCCTGCGTGCCTTTAAGGCCGTGCAGAACATCTTTATACGCCAATGTTTCCAAAAAATACGGTCTCGCCTTATGAACCATGCCCGCATGCCGGAATTCAATGGCAGGCATAGCCCGCTGGAACGTGTCTAAGGAAGCAGCAGAACGCAGCCCTTTTTGTGAAAAAATCTGTCTGAGCAAATGTTTACGAGTCCTGTGCACCGGGTTAAGTTTAATAACCTCGGTTATCGGCATTTTTTCCTGAATGCATTACCTTTAATTGTGATAGTCACCGTAGACTATTGTTTGCTTTTGTTAATGAAGAACATTCTGTGACAATAAGACGCGTTGCTCAAAGGAGGCACAGGTAATGACACCCATAGTCGAGGAACTCAATCACGGCCGGTCGGGCCGGTCACCGACGTTACAGCATCCCTGACCAGGGCCGCCTGGTTTCAGCCTCATGGCAAGCTGCTCACGCTCATGCTGTTGTTGGTGCAGTTTCTGGCTGACCTTCACTCGGGTTCCCGGGTGCGCCGGCAGATAATCAACCGCTATTTTTCCCGTTCCGGGCTTCATGCTTTGGCGCTTTTTAAAGGGTATCTGGGACGGAGCGGTCAGATAGCGCGGTCATGATGTGCGCTTTGAGCGAAAAGCAGACGTCCGAAATTTTTAAGTGGGCAGATTAATTAATCCGCTTCCCAGTTTCGTCAATGACCTTCTCGCCATCCTCTTTGGTAAACGCTCCTTTCTGACCTTCCGGTAGAATATCCAGCACTATTTCTGAAGGGCGGCAAAGACGAGTGCCAAGCGGGGTCACTACTATCGGCCGGTTGATCAGGATCGGATTCTGAAGCATCAAATCGATTAACTGCTCATCAGAAAATTTTTCTTCTTCAAGCCCTAATTGTTCATAAGGTTCTACGTTCTTACGCAGCAATACGTGTACCGGCATACCCATAGCTGAAATGAGTTTTTTAAGCTCATCACGTGCCGGTGGAGTATCGAGATAATAAACGATGGTGGGTTCGATGCCGCTGTTACGGATCATCTCCAGTGTGTTGCGTGAGGTGCCACAGGCCGGGTTGTGATAGATAGTAATGTTGCTCATATCAGTTTCTCACTACAAAGTGACAGATAGTCGCCACGCCAGCATCGCCAGAGTGATAAAGAGCACGGGCAGAGTCATGATAATGCCGGTGCGGAAGTAATATCCCCAGGTAATCGTTATATTTTTCTGGGCAAGCACATGCAGCCAGAGTAGGGTAGCCAGACTGCCAATCGGGGTGATTTTGGGGCCTAAATCGCAGCCAATCACATTGGCATAAATCATTGCCTCTTTAACGACGCCAGTCGCCGTACTCCCGTCAATCGACAGCGCGCCAATCAGCACAGTCGGCATATTGTTCATCACCGATGAAAGGAACGCGGTCAGGAAGCCGGTGCCGAACGTTGCTGCCCATAACCCCTTTTCTGCCAGCAGGTTCAGCACGCCAGATAGATACTCCGTGAGCCCTGCGTTGCGAAGACCATAGACCACCAGGTACATGCCCAGCGAAAAAATAACGATCTGCCATGGCGCACCGCGCAGGACTTTTCCCGTGTTGATAGCATGACCTCTTTTCGCCACTATAAACAGCACTGCTGCGCCAGCAGCCGCTATCGCACTGACCGGGATCCCCAGAGGCTCCAGAACAAAGAAACCGACAAGCAGCAATAACAGGACAATCCAGCCCGCCCTGAACGTTGCCGGATCTTTTATCACACTGGCAGGCTTCTTCAGCAGCGAAACGTCATACGTCGCAGGAATGTCTCTGCGGAAGAAGAGATGCAGCATGACCAGCGTGGCCACAATCGCTGCCACATCTACGGGGATCATAACGGAGGCATACTGCGTAAAGCTCAGACCGAAAAAGTCCGCTGAGACGATATTCACCAGGTTAGAAACAATGAGCGGCAGGCTGGCCGTATCTGCTATAAATCCTGCGGCCATCACAAAGGCCAGCGTTGTGCCCTTGCTGAATCCCATTGCAAGCAGCATCGCAATCACAATTGGCGTCAGGATCAGCGCGGCACCGTCATTGGCGAACAAAGCAGCAACAGCGGCACCGAGCAACACTATCCAGGTAAACAACAGGCGGCCACGACCGTTACCCCAGCGTGAGACGTGCAGTGCGGCCCACTGGAAGAAGCCGCACTCGTCGAGCAGCAGGCTGATGATTATGACCGCAATAAATGCCGCTGTCGCGTTCCAGATGATATTCCAGACAACGGGAATATCAGCGATATGGATGACACCGGTTACCAGCGCCAGCACAGCCCCGATACTCGCGCTCCATCCAATACTCAGGCCTCTGGGCTGCCAGATCACCAGTATCAGCGTCAGTAAAAATATACTCCCTGCCAAAAGCATCTCAGACTCCGTTATATATGATTACATAAATGTGTTCTTCTTCCTCAGCAGGAGGTGCAGGCTGATTTATCCAGCCATTTACGCAAATCCTCCCGCATACACTGCCAGGATGTCGTGATTGTCTCAGCTGCCCATGCCGGTAGGTGGGGTGACAGACGATAGTGGATCCATTTGCCTTCACGACGGTCCAGTACCAGTCCGGCCTCGCGAAGAATAGCCATATGTCGCGAGATTTTGGGCTGCGATTCGGAAATGGCCGCGCAGATATCGCAGACGCACAGTTCTCCTGACTCCCGGAGAAGCATGACGATGGCGAGCCGTGTTTCATCCGACAGGATTTTGAAAAGCTGAACAGGCTGTAGCATTTTTCACTCCGTTCGCTTCAGAATACACATATGTTAAATCATATGTGTTACTTTTGAAATCATCTTCTCTCCGGAGGAGAAAAATGGAACCATTTCCTGCCCGGAATGATGTGATAGCCACATCGCTGAACGCCTTCACATGCAGGAGTCGCCCCGGACTCTGATCCTGTCTGGCTCAATAAGAGATCGTTCCTGCAGCCACTTTGCCGCGAAAGAAGCTGGTCGACTGCTGACGGCGATGGACGAGGTAAAACTCTTTAACTCCTCCGGTTTACCCATGCCGGATGATACGCCGGACACGCATTCTGAAGTCACCGAGCTTCGCGGTGTGGTCAGATGGTGTGACGGGATGGAGTTCTCCGGAACGGCACGGGGTTATGGCGCAGATTAACTGGATACCCTTGAGTGAAGGCGTAGCTCGTCCTTCGCAGGGCAAAATACTTGCGGTAATGAAGGTCTGCGGCGTTTCAAAGTCCTTAAATGCAGTGAACTGTATGCGCATTCCGGGCGCACCGGTCAACTGGGATCAATAAAAAAGGCCGTCTAAGCGACCTGTTTACTCTACATAAGTTTTATTTTTACTTTATACCCCTCAAGACCGGACATGGTCTCACTCGGGATAAACTCGATCTCAGCAACTTCTTTGCCTGTTTTTTTCCGTAGCTCAGTGATTTTTTTAGTAATAAGAGCAGAAATTTCTTGCTCAGCTTTACGCTCCAGTTCTTCAGGTTTCATATATACTCCTTTTTCACACCCAACCTTTTATAAATCATAGGTTATCTTCCATGAGTGCGCTCAGGAATAATCCCTCACACCACTGGTAAATCGGGAGTTGGTTGCAATGCCCACACTGCGATGCCGCAGCCTCGTTCGCAGGATATCTGGTGTCAAGCCACAACCGACGCTTGCCAGATTTTTCCTGGCATTATCACAGACACACAGTGAATGCCTGTTGTAATGCCGTAATAGTCTTTCCTCTGCCATTAATAAAAATTTTGAATTAGTCATCCGCTTACGCTTTTTGTAAATGGTTTGTAGACCATACTTAGCTAGGCATTTTTAATGATGCGCAACCCGACCCAGGGAATGGCTTATGCATGAGCCCATACCTTCAGAGAGAATTGAAGGAACTGAGAACAAGAACCAATGCCGTACCTCAAGTTTGCCTTCGTTCAGAAGGCTTTTTTATTTGAGAAATTAGCAAGCTCAAGCTATTTCAAAAGTTTGTTTGCAGCTTCGACGATTTCACGTGATGTAACCTCTCTGTCAGAGGCCACACAAAACTCAGTATGATCGCCAGTCAGCGAATGAACTCCCGCATACCTAATCTTAAGGTGAGCTTCCTCACCATTCGGGTATTCACGGAGTATTGTGGTAGTGCCATCTACGACCCTGACAACCACCACCGGCTGCCGATTGAAGAACACCAGAACATTTTTCATTGGCATCCCTAATGTTGAGAGAAGGCCACAATAAGTGGCCTCTGATTAGTATCAGCTTGAAGCCAGAATCGTGATTCGCAGGAGCCACCCGGGCGATTCATGTTTTCTGATCCATCAATGGCCGCTGCCTTTCTGGTGTAGGCAAGGCGGCGGTGAATGGAGTCTACAGAGTTTTAACGTTTTCACATGACAAAGGGCAAGATGATGGTGGTTATGCTGCTACCTTTGATTTCCATTACCGATTCAACTGTTTCAGCAGTTTTAACCACTGCAAGTCGTGCATGTTTCTCCGCTACAGAGGCAGCCTTTCGGTTGTTGCTATCTGCCCGTTTTACTTTTTGGCATTATCACCCGCTGTGTTTAGACGCTGTAGCTCGAATTCACGAATCCCTACGAAGTTGTTGTTGGCCTACGCACAAAAATTAATGCAGTGCGGATTTAGTAATGTCGCTTCTGGCACTAAGCGGCTCTTAAGATAGGAGCCTCTGTCATGGAGTGTCAGGGGTCGGAGATTCAAATCCTCTCGTGCCGACCGAAATTCCCCAATTAAACCAGCCTCTTACGGCTGGTTTTTTTATGCCTGAAATTTGTCTAAGGTAAAACCAAGGTAAAATGAAGGTAAAACCCCTGACAAATTACATTACCGGGCAGTCGTCAAACTCCCCTGTTCTAGCGTCATTGATGATGTAGGTGATCACCCCTTTGAAAACCAGCCGGCCTTCAAAGCCATCACTCGTCATTAGGTAGGTGATCTCCGGTCTGTCCAGTTCTTCCAGCCTCGGGCGAGGATGAAGCCGCAGCCGCAGCATGCGCATCTGCTCATCCAGGTGACACATCACAATGGATCCATCGACCGGTGTGGCCGACATATCCAGAATCAACAAAGCACCTTTCTTTATCGCCTCACGCCTGGACTCTGTGCCGGCGCGCAGGAAGTACGTTGCGGAAGGTACACGGATCAGCTCGTGGTCGAGCGATATCTTTTCATCCATGTAGTCAGCTGCTGGCGAAGGGAATCCCATCACAGACCTCCGTTCGGGTTGTACATCATGAACGTGCGGAGTTCTCCCTCTTGCTGAGAGATATCTTTGAACGTACTGACGTAGTTCTCGATCCACTGGTTAGACTGCCTTGGCGACCAATCCCAGTGGAATGTCAGCAGAGTTTTCACGAAATTCTCCGTGGTAACGGTGCGTCTACCGCCCGGTTCCATCACTATGGACTGCCTGAATGCTGTCTCGATATCGTCTCTTCTTGGCATGATATGCACCCTCCAAATACTGTTTTAATATACAGTATTTTGAATTTCAGAGCTTATCAAGGCGAAGCGGCAAGAAGATTTGTCAACGGCTTGAACCGCCAGGAATTTTTCTTAAGTTAAATCGTCTTTCGTCTAAAATTAAAACAGCCCCGTAGCCTGCACCAGACAGGCACGGAATGTAACTGCCCCGTCGCCGGGGCTTTTTTATTCTTCCTTTGCGCTCTCGGCGCGCTGATTCCAGATGCTGTTTTCCGGCATATCCAGGCGGACATCGATCCAGCTTGTCGGCGGTACGTCGATGGCTACGCCTTTTTGCAGTTCGATGTCACCGTCATCGGAAAGGACATAACGGCGCTTATAGAGTCGAATGATGAGCGTTTTATCCTCCCCCTGCTCTGCTTCCACGATGCCCATATCGCCAGACCCCTGTGGATCACGAGGAGGCGACATTTGCCACCCCGACTTAGCCAGACCGGCAGATCCCTTCAGAAGGTATACACCCGTATCCTGACGGGTCAGAGTAACGCCCTCAGCTTCGGCATTAGCCACTCCCGCGCCGCACCACTCGAAATCTGACTCGTCAATATCAGGCCGCGTACAGTCTTCTTTGCTTTTCACAATGCGCACAATCGGCGATGCAGCCTTGATCGTGCCGTCTGCGGCCCTGGTCGTATTCCCCGTTGTGTAGCACTGATTCCATGCGCTCATCGTACTGCCGTTATATCCCCGGACCGCGAGTTTGCCGTCGATAGTCGCCTGCAGTTGTCCGCTTGTGGTTGGGGTCCGGAACATCATCAGAATTGGGGAATAGTTATCAAAATAGTTTAGGCCGCCACTGCCGCCGGCTCCCCAGATGCCGTTTGCATTAATGAGGTTGGCGTTCGTTACGATAGCGCCGCCGGACGTTCCACCAATACCAAAATCGCCAACGGAAAGAATGGCGCCGGTTGTGCTGTAGGTATCACGGACAGCTGCGGTTCCCAGTTGTAAATCGCCCCGCGCGGTCGCCGGTGTTCTGCCGTTCAGCAGATTCAGCCATCCCTGTGATGCATCCTTAGCCCCGGTTCCGCCCTGCTGGATGCTCAGGGCAGTTGTCAGTCCGCCCAGGCTGGTGATGTCGGTGTTAGGGCCCTTCTTCGCCAGCGACTTCTGGCCGGGAACGGTGACAGGCTGGCCGTTAATAGTGATGGTCACATCTCCGCTGCCGTTCATTACGTCAGCAAAGCCGCCCATGTACCGCTGGTACATACTGAACGTTTCGGCAATATCCTGTGCCAGG
This Kosakonia cowanii JCM 10956 = DSM 18146 DNA region includes the following protein-coding sequences:
- a CDS encoding YebW family protein; translated protein: MFALVLFVCYLDGGCDDIVVDVFNSEQQCLAAMDDQRMRHGGCFPVEDFIDGFWHPARDYSDF
- a CDS encoding sensor domain-containing phosphodiesterase; translation: MLINLRDNEEKRQKAMNALKTPDENRDSVLKEFVRLTSDSLGIAGSFISVVDESHQVIRAAHNFHLCQTTREDAFCSYVVDSGKVMVVHDTLQDPRFAKHPLVVAPPGIRFYAGAPLVNREGIILGTLCVTDTVPHPFSRRKITRLKMLARLVMAFLEVWHSAGFTDAATGLPNRQQLIRRLDTLRQDTHSLFRLTLVDCIDIPRAYELARALGMAPVEAMLRDTGLLIRERLSLHPADIIYTVAVGRYAILAPASDRFSAKYVASMMRDFNVHPRNGMAMNLTIHTGEVCFAPASLSPQESLRRAVSALHDAINKNVDAQEFDELSDARLNSDFILMNDLDAALRSNNGGLYLVYQPKVSLIAGQTVSLEALIRWRHPERGELSPADFLPVAHFSGLMNRLTDWVVDEAVRQLTVWSDNFSFLPVSVNVSVSDLSRIGFAATLSKKMQCAGLPAHLLGLECLENEIVTENTEALTNMAELRELGFRILLDDFGAGYSNISYLRRMPADIIKLDKSLIGGITKDSGSRTIASSIIRMLKDLDYVVVAEGVEDAATMELLIKYGCDEAQGFYFSRPLPPAALEAWLNNNSSRK
- a CDS encoding arsenic transporter — protein: MLLAGSIFLLTLILVIWQPRGLSIGWSASIGAVLALVTGVIHIADIPVVWNIIWNATAAFIAVIIISLLLDECGFFQWAALHVSRWGNGRGRLLFTWIVLLGAAVAALFANDGAALILTPIVIAMLLAMGFSKGTTLAFVMAAGFIADTASLPLIVSNLVNIVSADFFGLSFTQYASVMIPVDVAAIVATLVMLHLFFRRDIPATYDVSLLKKPASVIKDPATFRAGWIVLLLLLVGFFVLEPLGIPVSAIAAAGAAVLFIVAKRGHAINTGKVLRGAPWQIVIFSLGMYLVVYGLRNAGLTEYLSGVLNLLAEKGLWAATFGTGFLTAFLSSVMNNMPTVLIGALSIDGSTATGVVKEAMIYANVIGCDLGPKITPIGSLATLLWLHVLAQKNITITWGYYFRTGIIMTLPVLFITLAMLAWRLSVTL
- a CDS encoding YebV family protein, which codes for MTKTSVRIGAFEIDDAELQGESQGERKLHIPCSSDPDLCMQLDAWDAETSIPAILNGEHSVLYREHYDEQSDTWIMRLA
- the arsC gene encoding glutaredoxin-dependent arsenate reductase — translated: MSNITIYHNPACGTSRNTLEMIRNSGIEPTIVYYLDTPPARDELKKLISAMGMPVHVLLRKNVEPYEQLGLEEEKFSDEQLIDLMLQNPILINRPIVVTPLGTRLCRPSEIVLDILPEGQKGAFTKEDGEKVIDETGKRIN
- a CDS encoding GnsA/GnsB family addiction module toxin; this translates as MKPEELERKAEQEISALITKKITELRKKTGKEVAEIEFIPSETMSGLEGYKVKIKLM
- a CDS encoding transcriptional regulator, with the protein product MLQPVQLFKILSDETRLAIVMLLRESGELCVCDICAAISESQPKISRHMAILREAGLVLDRREGKWIHYRLSPHLPAWAAETITTSWQCMREDLRKWLDKSACTSC
- the pphA gene encoding protein-serine/threonine phosphatase; the protein is MYQRIDGEEWRHIWLVGDLHGCYQRLMQALRERHFDPYEDLLICVGDLIDRGPQSLQCLALLNQRWFITVRGNHEQMAIDALRENNRALWQMNGGGWFAKLSEEEQQRALDALHKCAQLPYILELQTSDGLNVIAHADYPASEYSWQKEVDSESVLWRRERLNQLLCGKGERIMGADDFWFGHTPLKARFDAHNQHYIDTGAVFGGELTLVQLQ
- a CDS encoding S24 family peptidase, encoding MGFPSPAADYMDEKISLDHELIRVPSATYFLRAGTESRREAIKKGALLILDMSATPVDGSIVMCHLDEQMRMLRLRLHPRPRLEELDRPEITYLMTSDGFEGRLVFKGVITYIINDARTGEFDDCPVM
- the rsmF gene encoding 16S rRNA (cytosine(1407)-C(5))-methyltransferase RsmF, coding for MAQNAVYLPEEFLAQMRLAMPQHLDFDEFIAACQRPLRRSIRVNTLKISVDAFLELVAPYGWQLTPVPWCAEGFWIERDEEESLPLGSTAEHLSGLFYIQEASSMLPVAALFAGETMPLRVMDVAAAPGSKTTQIAARMGNQGAILANEFSASRVKVLHANISRCGIQNVALTHFDGRVFGAALPEMFDAILLDAPCSGEGVVRKDADALKNWSHASNLEIAATQRELIDSAFHALRPGGVLVYSTCTLNRDENETVCHWLAQQYPDAVEFEPLGKLFEGAEQALTAEGFLHVFPQIFDCEGFFVARLRKTAAVERLPAPTYKVGQFPFAPLKTRESAAVTAAAAEVGLRWGDSLRLWQRDKEIWLFPAAIEDLIGKVRFSRLGMRLAETHNKGYRWQHEAVIALAGDNNPLAFELTTEEAEAWYRGRDIYPQALPAGDEAIVTFQGQALGLAKKVGSRLKNSYPRELVRDGQLFAGKA